In Mytilus trossulus isolate FHL-02 chromosome 6, PNRI_Mtr1.1.1.hap1, whole genome shotgun sequence, a single window of DNA contains:
- the LOC134721297 gene encoding GATA zinc finger domain-containing protein 14-like, with protein sequence MIYTYLPVFLLLFVLSDAYQPKRNYDPDILMQNMMTSLSGGEHNQRPRVFGDSWGIYIHNPNSYLQHYGEHNSVNIGDKLVNNQASTDMKMNAINGDNFKKNTMKNYNMNGVSSVEKNSAANTNKYIFNPNTLIQQLMHNSQNNNYDMLKDYLPTNFVHQTNQAHKEDTKQNNKTEHTETSRQGTPAKNKSISNINNLPKDKTEKQLDYAFNGNSKSTHETKNRFDAAQLNKQMMKITFSPNNLNANINGLIKNGSVNEFADNSKQSSRHGTFHSDATSLNSKMLRNAGYNPVYVNAATGLNRKHKRRGSDFNPNTIMSKYMALRTNGNLFGSYHPNDMLNEITLFSTEKENSQRPLEFDPNGHSMFPSVQHTDWGFSNYNPLHSLEQYNGRNNDKGTAGPSQEGFNPNKLNDHLMEILKQKMTETSKQQAEHIVNGFNPDTLNRKLFHSLGYNPGTVSMKTSVPMFHENVPQPFTIKSENVTQQNGLPGIGTSKVFGETKSSTPSQNGYVKNTHSLYETTGTIILSGIQTQQVTPSTSTNLQNNHGQTQITNSGAGIKNHNLNFGVTNQNSAQGVNSIFKGNIISQTGATNTANAQATGVGSLSGSVQTEGNGYHQSMYQQGPTQGMINNTSVLTGAGGVVSQTHAGGLGSTTVQHTGVASGNGQGQGIVSLGSNTVSQTATGGLGSTSVGQTGSGSTGSNVITQTNAGGLGSNTVSQSAAGSLGSTGVGKIGSGSLGSNTVAQTNSGGLGADTVSQTATGNLGANSVSQTNTGGLGSKTVQQTNTGVVGFTSVSQTSKGSLGSNSAAQSGAGSLGTKTIQQTYGSHTITQDGVGNLGNSGSVAQTAAGSLGSNSVKQTSAGSLGVNNE encoded by the coding sequence ATGCATACcaaccaaaaagaaattatgacCCCGACATCCTTATGCAAAACATGATGACCAGTCTATCTGGAGGTGAACATAACCAAAGACCCAGGGTGTTTGGAGATTCTTGGggaatttatattcataatCCTAATTCATATTTACAACATTATGGAGAACATAATTCGGTAAACATTGGTGACAAATTAGTTAATAATCAAGCATCTACTGATATGAAAATGAACGCAATAAATGGAGATAACTTCAAAAAGAAcacaatgaaaaattataacatgaACGGAGTATCTTCGGTGGAGAAGAATTCTGCAGCAAATACAAATAAGTATATTTTCAACCCAAATACTCTTATTCAGCAGCTTATGCACAATTCGCAGAATAATAATTACGACATGTTAAAAGATTACTTGCCAACAAATTTCGTCCATCAAACAAACCAAGCACATAAAGAGGAtaccaaacaaaataataaaactgaGCATACCGAGACTTCCCGACAAGGTACACCAGCTAAGAACAAAagcatttcaaatattaataatttgcCCAAGGATAAGACTGAAAAGCAATTAGATTATGCATTTAATGGAAATTCTAAAAGTACGCATGAAACAAAAAACAGATTTGATGCAGCTCagttaaataaacaaatgatgaaaaTTACGTTTTCTCCGAATAATTTGAACGCAAACATAAATGGACTTATTAAAAATGGATCAGTTAATGAATTTGCGGACAACTCAAAACAATCATCAAGACATGGAACATTTCATTCCGATGCCACAAGTCTCAATTCCAAAATGTTACGTAACGCCGGATATAATCCAGTTTATGTAAATGCTGCTACAGGTTTAAATAGAAAACATAAAAGAAGGGGTAGCGATTTTAACCCAAACACCATTATGAGTAAATATATGGCGCTCAGAACAAATGGTAATTTGTTTGGATCTTATCACCCGAACGACATGCTAAAcgaaattactttattttcaacagAAAAAGAGAACAGTCAGAGACCATTAGAGTTTGACCCAAATGGTCACAGCATGTTTCCTTCAGTTCAGCATACTGATTGGGGGTTCTCAAATTATAATCCATTGCATTCACTGGAACAATACAATGGTCGCAATAATGACAAGGGAACAGCTGGACCTAGTCAAGAAGGATTCAACCCAAACAAATTAAACGACCACTTAATGGAAAttcttaaacaaaaaatgacagAAACTTCAAAACAGCAAGCTGAACACATTGTCAATGGTTTTAATCCTGATACATTAAATCGTAAACTTTTCCATAGTCTGGGATATAACCCTGGTACCGTTTCTATGAAAACAAGTGTACCAATGTTTCATGAGAATGTACCACAGCCCTTCACAATTAAGTCAGAAAATGTAACTCAGCAAAATGGGCTTCCTGGTATAGGCACTTCCAAAGTGTTTGGAGAAACAAAATCTTCTACTCCGTCACAAAATGGGTATGTTAAAAATACACATTCTCTTTATGAAACCACAGGAACTATAATTTTAAGCGGAATCCAAACACAACAGGTTACTCCTAGTACATCAACAAATCTTCAAAATAACCATGGacaaacacaaataacaaatagcGGTGCTGGCATTAAAAATCATAATCTTAATTTTGGAGTCACAAACCAAAACAGTGCACAAGGAGTTAATTCAATTTTCAAGGGAAACATAATTTCACAAACTGGGGCTACTAATACAGCCAATGCGCAAGCAACAGGAGTAGGGTCTTTAAGTGGATCTGTGCAGACTGAAGGGAATGGCTACCACCAATCTATGTATCAGCAAGGACCAACACAAGGTATGATAAACAATACCTCTGTGTTGACAGGAGCAGGTGGTGTAGTAAGTCAAACTCATGCAGGGGGTCTGGGTAGCACGACCGTTCAACACACTGGAGTAGCATCAGGTAATGGACAAGGGCAAGGTATTGTGTCTTTAGGATCGAATACAGTATCACAAACTGCAACAGGTGGTCTCGGGTCGACAAGTGTTGGGCAGACTGGTAGCGGCTCCACTGGTTCAAATGTTATTACGCAGACAAATGCTGGTGGCCTTGGATCTAATACTGTATCCCAGTCCGCGGCAGGCAGTCTCGGGTCAACAGGTGTTGGTAAAATTGGAAGTGGATCACTTGGTTCAAATACAGTAGCTCAAACAAATAGCGGAGGTCTCGGGGCTGATACAGTATCTCAGACTGCAACCGGTAACCTTGGGGCCAATTCCGTTTCACAAACAAATACTGGAGGATTGGGATCTAAAACTGTGCAGCAGACAAATACTGGAGTCGTTGGCTTTACCTCTGTTTCTCAAACAAGCAAAGGATCATTAGGGTCCAATTCCGCAGCACAAAGCGGTGCAGGAAGCTTAGGAACCAAAACTATCCAGCAAACTTATGGGTCACATACTATTACTCAGGACGGAGTCGGAAATCTAGGAAATAGTGGTTCTGTTGCACAGACAGCAGCTGGGTCCTTAGGTTCAAATAGTGTTAAACAGACATCAGCTGGAAGTCTGGGagtaaataatgaataa